A region of the Hydra vulgaris chromosome 12, alternate assembly HydraT2T_AEP genome:
TCAGTCATTTCACCTTGATTTAATAATACATCACAATCTGCACCAGCTTCATTTCTTGCTCCAGTGTTGCCTGCTTTCCGTGCATCTATACATAAATAAAGTCTATCAATGAATGCATCAGGGTCGCTAGGAAGAATTATAGTTTGTATTACCGTTCTTTTTCCAATTCCATTTCCTTTTGATTTACGCTTCTTATTTATATCTCTCCAAATAGAAGCtattatttctctgtattttccACTACGAGACAACTTTGGTTTGTATGGGTTTGCATCAGAAGTAATTGCATCTGTTTGTATTAATATATCTCGATATTTTTTAAGGTCATCTTCATTATATAAATTCTTTTCAGGATTAAACTTTACTATCAACTCCCAAAGACCAGGAGTACCATAATATGTTTCATCAtcaatagttatatcattatcattaatatgtattggtttttttacaatataaaatatatcatcttTAGAATGTATCCAAAATGTAGTATCTGTAGACTTTTTACTATTAGCATACATTCTTAGATAATCTGTTGCAATTTTTCCTAGCCTTATATTTTCCTATACCTTTATTTTCTTCATGAGAAGGAAATAGTTCTTTAGAATCAGTTATCATTATCTCTCTATTTGCTTCAggataataatttgaaaaagtgaGTGCGAATTTATCAGCTTGATCTTGCAATTTAgatatgttttcttttattccaTCTTGACTGTCAATTAATGGCTTGTACAATTTTTCTAAGCTTAACTGTAAATTAGTTTCACCCGTCTTTTCATATAAATTGTTCTGCCgtattctttttttagtatCTAAGTAATTCTTTAACAATTTTGTCTCTTTTTTCAGGATCTTCAATTTTTAGAAatgacattttgtttttttataaataaatataaaaaagcacaaCGTAAATCGTTTTacgttttatgttttatgttttgacgtttacatttttactaaatctgTTTTTGAGTATATAAGTTGCTTCATCTCTTCCTTGTTTAATTAATGATTCTTTAGTTTGTTCATTAATTaattcttttgaatttgttCTAATTTGCTCAAGCATggctttaaatttttcaagtttactaagtattagtttaaattcattGTCACCTATACTTCCATCTACTAAAGCCTTAGAAATATAGTcacttattgtatttagttttgaatcagcaagtactttaatcttttcatccttttctgcttttaaatttaattttttattaacttgccctcctattaattataaaacaccTGCTCCTAATGCTGCACCTTCACATGCAATAGCTACTAAAAATCTAATTCCAATAGTTCCAAGTACCATAGTGCTTGCTAGTAATGAATTATCAATtgctgaaattattttttcagctATATTATGACTTTTACTTAACATATTTCTCTTGTTTCTCTCactctctatttttttttgaatttcactaGTTGTGTTTAGGCGATATATATGCGCACTAATAATCTTATTTTCTTCATCAGGTGCACTTGGAAgatttagatatattttattgaaagttttattatcaTTTGCACTCTGTGCATTTGGTATATctgaataaatattattacacagctttttgtaattaaactccattttaataagtaaaaataatttttttaaaaaataatttaaaaaaaaatatttacaatcaaTAGATCAGAATCAGAATTGttaacaacatttattataatatcatcAACAGTTTCTGATATTAGAGAGTTTTGTAAACTTAACATTTTGAATTTAAGTTCTTCTTTTAATGAAACTAACGCAACACCTTCATTAACTACTacacaaaactttaaaagaatatattgatGTGATAGAGATTTTATTGTAATGTCTTGTTGTgcaaatatttcatatttattatcatttattattattactgaagGGTGCTCCAAATCTTTGTGTACTTTAGAATGAAGAAGTATTTTTAGAGGTTCATCtggtatatatttgtttataaatttgtgTATTGGCGGATTATTTCTtggcattttatatatgtaaaaaaaaatttcaaaaaatcaaatttaaaaatggaatattAGCAAATGGTGAATCTTTACCAAATAATAAACCTTCACCTGTTGATGTATATCCATTTCCGCATTCGTATGTAATAACCATTACCTACAGAACTTCCTTTACTCCATGGTTTCAAATATAAACCATTTCCTGCTGCTGTCATTTTAAATCCTTATCCATTCTTTTTCCTGTACACAGTACCACTTCCAGCAATTTTATCAACCATAGCTAATCCAGCTGCTGAACCTACTCCTGTTAATAAGCCTGTTGCAAATGCTGGAGCGACGCttggtaataaaaattttccagCTGTACCAAGGAAAGGTAAAAGTGCTCTAATAAATCCTCCCTCTATTTTAGAATTGTGAGCTAGTTGTGCTTTACTTAGATTAATCATTAAGCCTTTACCTTTTTCATATGCCCTTTTAACTCTATTTAATTGATAATCTGTTACAGCTAATTTATGCTCACCATTAAGATCTGAATGTGATAACTTAATACTAGCTCCATAACCAtcttcaattgcttttttaagtttttcttaaaaaagcaattgaaattGCCCTTgcgaaacatttattttaatgttagtatATTTACTCATCTTTATatgtaatacaaaataatttttaaaaacttacaaaaaattattttaagatttatttaataataaatactactTCACTTCATTTATATGAAATGTGATAGTTACTTCTTCTCCTCgtaaattcaaaagttttccATTTAGGTCAAGCAatgtattttctatttttgatattgtttttagtgttactggtaaataaattaagttatacGGCTCTTGAGCAATTTTATAACCAGGACCTACAGTTggaaaaaatgaatatataacgTTATTAGTTCCTCCATTTATATACGATGATCCTATTATATTACTTGTTACTCGTATACTATTAACATTTAATATGTTTACTATATTAGTTGATATATTGTAGCCTGCTGAATATATTCCACAGTCAAAACCAAAAACAGttctaattaaatttgaagTTGTAAAATCAACTTTATAACCAGCTGCAATAGTTAAAGCTGATCTTAATGTATTATTGTTTccttcaattttaatatttgctcCTGAACTTGCATCACCGTTTCCTTTCATAATAAattagatatatttatttatatcattaatttcATAACATCCATCTGGAATGTTTATATCCTTCCAAGTTGATCCATTATTTGCGCTATATCTAAAATTGTTGTTTGAAgaattaatattagaaaaactGTAATATGTCTCTAAACTAACTAGAGCCATTTCATATTCTCTGTCTTCTCTAAGTGGAATAATTGgggaaaacttagtttttaatatactgCTATTTCCGCTCACTGATAAATAtgccatttttgtttttttatatagaagataatatttttgttttttatatttttttaaattcacaagTTGGTATATAAAACGTATCTAATCCACTTCTATATTTTCCATAATCTTTTTTAGAAGATAGATCTATAATAACAAATCCATGAGGCTCAGACCAAGCtttcttacaaaattttttaaactcatcttTTGTCATATCACTTGAAACATGATCATTATAAATGtgaattaaattctttgaaTCTTATGGAAATAAGCaaataaactttgtattttcTCGTATAGTTTGCCTCggtaacataaaataattttgtgcaagatagaaacaatctacattactatgtcttcctcttatataatatttttcacacttattttgctttgttaattgtaaatcatctaATATCATCAAATTATTCTTATGAATATCAAGATCTTGAGGATCTAGTACATCTTCAgctgtttcaaaaaacttacaCTCCATATctgttttcttatttaaattttttgaaatgtcttTAATTATAAGCTCACGGTatgcatttaatttttctattttgtctTGTAACTTAAATAGttcaagaataatttttttttaataatttttttttaaaagattgtttaaatattttgtattctcgttgaaaaagagattttccaaaaacttgtaaattattatagtctaaccaaccaggtctcaaaagtaaattcaataataaaGTAGTTTTTCCACAATCCGACTTTCCAACAATAATGCCTCTTATACACTTAGGAaacaacttattattatttctcTTATTGTTATTCGCATTCCATGACAAATCTATATTatccatttttatataattaagattttcatttttatatataaaaatgctatACAGCATTATTTttctatgtatataaaaatgtactGCGTTAATATTCGATGATACCGCAAAAAGAAATTTAGCTGGTAAAATTATGATCGAAGAAATGGATGCTATGAAAACCCGATAATACGTGAAAGAATTGAACGAGGTATTATAAAACCTATTATATCATCTAAAGCAAAGTTTGGATTAGGTCTTTCAGACCCATATGAATTAGGTTCTTTGAACCCATATGAATTAGGTGTTGAAACTAAAACTACTCAAAAAAACTACCAACGATCAGTAAAAAATAAGAGGATAAAGAAGTAAATCTTATGGGTCTGAAATGGACTGACAAACTTGCAAACGAACTTTATAGACCAGTTGTAAAACATTTCagtaaaagaaaagttattgtaaatagAATCGATGAAgtatgggctgctgatttagttgatATGAAATCTTTTTCCAAATTCAATAacggtataaaatacttattaatggtgATAGATgttttttcaaagtatggatggattGTTCCATTGAAAAGTAAAACTGGAGTTGATGTTGctaatgctttaaataaaatctttaaagaaaGAAAGTGTCAAAAAATGTGGATAGATAAAGGCTTAGAGTTTTATAATAAGCATGTTAAAGCGCTTGATGTTGAGTTatattcaactgaaaatgaagaaaaaagttgtATAGTTGACCGttggaatagaacaatgaaagataaaatgtttaagtAATTTTCAGCTAATTCTACTAGAAAATATATTGAcgttttagatgaaatggtaaataaatacaacaacacaaagcattcCTCAATTAAAATGACACCAGTTGAAGctagcaataaaaacaatgaaaatattgtttGGTTAAATCTTAATGGAAATGTACGATCAGAGTCTGTAAAACCAAAGTTTTCAATTGGTGATAGAGTTAGGATAGCTAAAAAGAAAAGAACGTTTGAAAAAGGGTACACACCGAGATGGACTGAAGAAGTTTTTACAGTGTCACAAGTTCAGTTCACAGATCCACCaacatataaaataactgacgataataatgaagaaatacaaggcACTTTTTATGAACTAGAAATGCAAAAAACTGATCAAAACATATTTAGGAT
Encoded here:
- the LOC136088111 gene encoding uncharacterized protein LOC136088111, whose product is MGLKWTDKLANELYRPVVKHFSKRKVIVNRIDEVWAADLVDMKSFSKFNNGIKYLLMVIDVFSKYGWIVPLKSKTGVDVANALNKIFKERKCQKMWIDKGLEFYNKHVKALDVELYSTENEEKSCIVDRWNRTMKDKMFK